Proteins from one Gimesia maris genomic window:
- the arsS gene encoding arsenosugar biosynthesis radical SAM (seleno)protein ArsS (Some members of this family are selenoproteins.) yields the protein MASLTLLRQHSKLADPREQLRILNERSQQPAFEAQFQNQQLPGLHATSIETLQINMGKLCNMTCEHCHVDAGPDRREIMTAETVQECLQALEHPGFQTLDLTGGAPEMNPHFKDLVIAARKLGRRIIDRSNLTILLAPGFQDLPQFLADQNVEIIASLPCYLQENTDAQRGDGAFQKSIQALQKLNSLGYGIPGSELKLTLVYNPVGFSLPPNQSELEAAYRRELNQRFEVQFTNLITITNMPISRFLSELIQQERFEEYMERLVNAFNPATVSGLMCRSILSVDWQGFLYDCDFNQMLNLPVAALKRRHIRDFDYDDLVSRKIVTGQHCFGCTAGAGSSCGGAITPP from the coding sequence ATGGCATCTCTCACTCTGCTCAGACAACACAGTAAACTGGCGGATCCGCGTGAGCAACTTCGTATTCTCAATGAACGATCTCAACAACCGGCATTTGAAGCACAGTTTCAGAACCAGCAACTCCCGGGACTGCATGCGACATCAATTGAGACACTTCAGATCAACATGGGAAAACTCTGTAATATGACTTGTGAGCACTGTCACGTTGATGCAGGTCCTGACCGCAGAGAAATCATGACGGCTGAAACCGTACAGGAATGTTTACAGGCCTTGGAACATCCTGGCTTTCAGACGCTGGATTTAACGGGCGGTGCGCCGGAAATGAATCCGCATTTTAAAGATCTGGTAATCGCCGCCCGGAAACTGGGAAGGCGAATCATAGATCGTAGTAATCTGACGATTCTGCTGGCGCCCGGTTTTCAGGATCTTCCTCAATTTCTGGCAGATCAGAATGTCGAGATTATCGCTTCCCTTCCCTGCTATCTGCAGGAAAATACGGATGCACAACGAGGCGACGGCGCATTCCAGAAATCAATTCAGGCTCTGCAGAAGTTGAATTCGCTCGGTTATGGAATTCCAGGCTCCGAATTGAAACTGACCCTGGTTTATAATCCGGTTGGTTTCTCTCTGCCCCCCAACCAATCCGAACTTGAGGCAGCGTACCGTCGTGAATTGAATCAACGATTTGAGGTTCAGTTCACCAACCTGATAACGATTACGAACATGCCCATCAGTCGTTTCCTCAGCGAATTAATCCAGCAGGAACGCTTTGAAGAATATATGGAGCGGCTCGTAAACGCATTTAATCCGGCCACGGTATCCGGTCTGATGTGCCGTTCTATTCTTTCAGTCGACTGGCAGGGTTTTCTTTACGACTGTGATTTTAACCAGATGCTGAATCTGCCGGTCGCAGCACTGAAACGAAGGCACATCCGCGATTTCGATTATGATGATCTCGTCAGTCGAAAAATCGTGACCGGTCAGCATTGTTTCGGGTGTACTGCAGGAGCCGGATCCAGTTGTGGTGGCGCGATAACCCCTCCCTGA
- a CDS encoding methyltransferase domain-containing protein, producing the protein MNSVNTQPQSSEEESVYTRYANAARQAEAALCCPVEYNQEYLSIIPQEILEKDYGCGDPTPYLSPGDTVLDLGSGGGKICYIASQIAGPSGKVIGVDCNAEMLALARKYQQEVSDKLGYSNVEFRSGLIQDLKLDLELLNQELSASPIDSQARWLELRNLEERLRQESPLIPGDSIDCVISNCVLNLVRESDRSQLLQEVFRVLKRGGKAVISDIVCDDIVPQHMRKDPELWSGCISGAFQEAAFLKAFEDAGFHGIEILKREETPWRTVEGIEFRSMVVSAYKGKQGPCLERNQAMIYRGPFKKVEDDDGHTYFRGERIAVCDKTFQLLQKAPYAGQFLSVAPYQDIPLEQAREMDCRRNAIRSPQETKGKNFDLTTQIVDECCSPDSGCC; encoded by the coding sequence ATGAATTCTGTCAATACACAGCCGCAATCCAGTGAAGAAGAATCAGTCTATACCCGTTATGCAAATGCGGCTCGCCAGGCTGAAGCGGCACTATGCTGCCCTGTCGAATACAATCAGGAATATTTATCGATCATTCCGCAAGAGATTCTGGAAAAGGATTATGGTTGTGGTGATCCCACTCCTTATCTCTCGCCGGGCGATACCGTTCTCGATCTGGGCTCAGGGGGAGGCAAGATCTGCTATATTGCCTCACAGATTGCAGGTCCTTCGGGAAAAGTAATTGGGGTGGACTGCAATGCAGAGATGCTGGCTCTCGCCCGAAAGTATCAACAGGAAGTCTCCGATAAACTGGGATACTCAAATGTCGAATTTCGCAGTGGACTGATCCAGGACCTTAAGCTGGACCTGGAACTGTTGAACCAGGAATTGTCTGCCAGCCCGATCGACAGCCAGGCGCGCTGGCTGGAATTAAGAAATCTGGAAGAACGCCTGCGACAGGAGTCGCCACTGATCCCCGGTGACTCGATTGATTGTGTAATCTCAAACTGTGTATTAAACCTGGTGCGCGAAAGTGATCGCAGTCAATTACTGCAGGAAGTCTTTCGAGTTTTAAAACGTGGCGGAAAAGCGGTCATCAGTGATATTGTCTGCGATGATATCGTGCCTCAACATATGCGGAAAGATCCTGAACTCTGGTCAGGCTGTATTTCAGGTGCCTTTCAGGAAGCCGCGTTTCTGAAAGCTTTTGAAGACGCCGGGTTCCATGGGATCGAAATTCTCAAACGGGAAGAAACTCCCTGGCGGACCGTGGAAGGTATCGAATTCCGCTCAATGGTTGTCTCTGCTTATAAAGGCAAGCAGGGCCCCTGCCTGGAACGGAACCAGGCGATGATTTATCGTGGTCCGTTTAAAAAAGTCGAAGATGACGATGGACACACCTATTTCCGTGGCGAAAGGATCGCCGTCTGCGATAAAACATTTCAACTCCTGCAGAAGGCCCCCTATGCAGGTCAGTTTCTTTCGGTCGCCCCATATCAGGACATTCCCCTGGAACAGGCACGCGAGATGGACTGCCGCAGGAATGCAATCCGCAGCCCGCAGGAAACCAAAGGCAAAAATTTTGATCTCACGACACAGATTGTGGATGAGTGTTGCAGTCCGGACAGCGGTTGCTGCTAA